A genomic stretch from Styela clava chromosome 5, kaStyClav1.hap1.2, whole genome shotgun sequence includes:
- the LOC120344148 gene encoding uncharacterized protein LOC120344148 isoform X2, with the protein MKNYNTVVGILFISMTVLGNGLIQISDGNIDQNKCHGHAHEELYLPSGGCHNYYYQCVHGTGLKLSCAGSLSFNEKIQRCDWSSNIPDCPEYTGRKGLVETTKATLSTTETWSEETKPVKENVICGRRLPSISVARVAGGNDAIDGAWPWQAALVKNPQRMVFQIRPQNILGGGSVISSRWILTAGHIFDGIFAKSLATNNWRGFLVILGMTRFPEIAESLPKGTLVFEPEFVIRHERYNGLTYDYDVALIKFGNALQEVRRRLVPYRDLKEIPFDGRIRPVCLPCYSSCGTDTARKENFCKQQWNVPNSADINYQSMLVTVTGFGSILPRNVTSSNFHFPKILQQTVLQLLDHDSCKSGVKFINEIIASVGNEAIATYTKQMICATGSDSSQISDACQGDSGGPLVAKTEISGGKVCWTQLGIVSWGLGCASSVGISKRLPGYYTNVATVIDWILEKAEMQKLTTTMPPSKGNTTISPDLSRSSCPKPNPIKNGRFRVYDKKRSVGSIVRYYCNDGFMMSGNKLVTCGLNGRWELTPTCTESKCPTPKAPLHGIVIGDSVLLGSKIRFECEAGYQLNGEPISICTVNKITSKWSGKPRTCKIKACVPPTTPVNGKILGRDYSRGAQIAFECNEGYVLKGRNISKCNPNGSWSGRTRQCKETQLTQ; encoded by the exons ATGAAGAATTACAATACAGTAGTCGgaatattgtttatttcaatGACCGTACTTGGAAATGGATTGATCCAGATTTCGGATGGAAATATAG atcAAAACAAATGTCATGGTCATGCACATGAGGAACTGTATCTTCCTAGCGGTGGTTGTcacaattattattatcaatgtgTTCATG GTACAGGACTAAAGTTAAGTTGTGCCGGTTCGTTGTCATTTAACGAAAAAATTCAAAGATGTGACTGGTCTTCTAATATACCGGATTGTCCTGAAT ATACTGGGAGGAAAGGGTTAGTGGAAACGACAAAAGCAACATTATCGACAACTGAAACGTGGAGCGAGGAAACAAAACCAGTAAAAG AAAATGTTATTTGCGGCAGAAGATTGCCTTCAATTTCAGTAGCAAGAGTTGCTGGAGGAAATGACGCCATAGACGGAGCTTGGCCTTGGCAAGCAGCACTGGTTAAAAATCCACAACGTATGGTATTTCAG ATTCGTCCTCAGAATATATTGGGTGGAGGTTCTGTTATAAGTAGCAGATGGATTTTAACGGCTGGTCATATATTCGATGGGATCTTTGCTAAATCTCTTGCTACAAATAACTGGAGAGGGTTTCTTGTTATCTTGG GCATGACAAGATTTCCCGAAATTGCAGAATCTCTACCCAAAGGGACTTTAGTGTTTGAGCCAGAATTTGTGATCAGACATGAGCGGTACAATGGGTTAACATACGATTACGACGTGGCACTG ATAAAATTTGGTAACGCTCTTCAAGAAGTCAGACGACGATTGGTACCATATAGAGATTTGAAAGAGATTCCTTTTGATGGACGTATTCGACCGGTTTGTTTGCCTTGCTACAGTTCCTGCGGCACAGACACAGCACGGAAGGAAAACTTTTGTAAACAGCAAT GGAACGTTCCAAATAGCGCTGATATAAATTATCAGAGTATGTTAGTTACGGTAACTGGATTCGGATCAATTTTACCAAGAAATGTGACGTCATCTAATTTTCATTTTCCGAAAATCTTGCAACAAACTGTTCTTCAATTACTGGATCATGACAG CTGCAAAAGCGGTGTGAAATTCATTAACGAAATTATCGCTTCAGTGGGAAACGAGGCTATTGCAACTTATACAAAACAAATGATATGTGCCACAGGTTCTGATTCCAGTCAAATTTCAGATGCTTGCCAAGGAGACAGCGGAGGTCCGTTGGTTGCAAAG aCGGAAATATCAGGAGGCAAAGTTTGTTGGACACAGCTCGGTATCGTCAGTTGGGGGTTGGGTTGCGCATCATCTGTTGGTATCTCCAAACGTCTTCCCGGTTACTACACCAATGTGGCCACCGTGATTGATTGGATACTTGAAAAAGCTGAAATGC AAAAATTGACTACAACGATGCCGCCATCTAAAGGAAATACTACCATTAGCCCAGATTTGTCGCGCTCATCTTGTCCCAAGCCAAATCCGATAAAAAATGGACGATTCAGAGTATATGACAAAAAACGATCGGTTGGAAGCATTGTCAGATATTATTGTAATGACGGTTTTATGATGTCTGGTAATAAGCTAGTTACATGTGGATTGAATGGCCGATGGGAACTAACTCCAACTTGCACTG AAAGTAAATGTCCCACTCCCAAGGCACCACTTCACGGAATTGTAATTGGTGATTCAGTTTTACTTGGCAGCAAGATTAGATTTGAGTGTGAAGCAGGTTATCAATTGAATGGCGAACCGATTTCTATATGTACTGTTAACAAAATTACTTCGAAGTGGAGCGGGAAACCTCGAACGTGCAAAATAA AAGCATGTGTTCCTCCGACCACACCAGTTAATGGAAAAATATTAGGCAGGGATTATTCCAGGGGGGCTCAAATAGCATTTGAATGCAACGAAGGTTACGTTTTGAAAGgaagaaatatttcaaagtgTAATCCAAACGGAAGTTGGAGTGGGAGGACAAGACAATGTAAAG aaaCTCAACTGACACAATAG
- the LOC120344148 gene encoding uncharacterized protein LOC120344148 isoform X1, whose protein sequence is MKNYNTVVGILFISMTVLGNGLIQISDGNIDQNKCHGHAHEELYLPSGGCHNYYYQCVHGTGLKLSCAGSLSFNEKIQRCDWSSNIPDCPEYTGRKGLVETTKATLSTTETWSEETKPVKENVICGRRLPSISVARVAGGNDAIDGAWPWQAALVKNPQRMVFQIRPQNILGGGSVISSRWILTAGHIFDGIFAKSLATNNWRGFLVILGMTRFPEIAESLPKGTLVFEPEFVIRHERYNGLTYDYDVALIKFGNALQEVRRRLVPYRDLKEIPFDGRIRPVCLPCYSSCGTDTARKENFCKQQWNVPNSADINYQSMLVTVTGFGSILPRNVTSSNFHFPKILQQTVLQLLDHDSCKSGVKFINEIIASVGNEAIATYTKQMICATGSDSSQISDACQGDSGGPLVAKTEISGGKVCWTQLGIVSWGLGCASSVGISKRLPGYYTNVATVIDWILEKAEMQKLTTTMPPSKGNTTISPDLSRSSCPKPNPIKNGRFRVYDKKRSVGSIVRYYCNDGFMMSGNKLVTCGLNGRWELTPTCTESKCPTPKAPLHGIVIGDSVLLGSKIRFECEAGYQLNGEPISICTVNKITSKWSGKPRTCKIKACVPPTTPVNGKILGRDYSRGAQIAFECNEGYVLKGRNISKCNPNGSWSGRTRQCKDDDDSVYPPSIL, encoded by the exons ATGAAGAATTACAATACAGTAGTCGgaatattgtttatttcaatGACCGTACTTGGAAATGGATTGATCCAGATTTCGGATGGAAATATAG atcAAAACAAATGTCATGGTCATGCACATGAGGAACTGTATCTTCCTAGCGGTGGTTGTcacaattattattatcaatgtgTTCATG GTACAGGACTAAAGTTAAGTTGTGCCGGTTCGTTGTCATTTAACGAAAAAATTCAAAGATGTGACTGGTCTTCTAATATACCGGATTGTCCTGAAT ATACTGGGAGGAAAGGGTTAGTGGAAACGACAAAAGCAACATTATCGACAACTGAAACGTGGAGCGAGGAAACAAAACCAGTAAAAG AAAATGTTATTTGCGGCAGAAGATTGCCTTCAATTTCAGTAGCAAGAGTTGCTGGAGGAAATGACGCCATAGACGGAGCTTGGCCTTGGCAAGCAGCACTGGTTAAAAATCCACAACGTATGGTATTTCAG ATTCGTCCTCAGAATATATTGGGTGGAGGTTCTGTTATAAGTAGCAGATGGATTTTAACGGCTGGTCATATATTCGATGGGATCTTTGCTAAATCTCTTGCTACAAATAACTGGAGAGGGTTTCTTGTTATCTTGG GCATGACAAGATTTCCCGAAATTGCAGAATCTCTACCCAAAGGGACTTTAGTGTTTGAGCCAGAATTTGTGATCAGACATGAGCGGTACAATGGGTTAACATACGATTACGACGTGGCACTG ATAAAATTTGGTAACGCTCTTCAAGAAGTCAGACGACGATTGGTACCATATAGAGATTTGAAAGAGATTCCTTTTGATGGACGTATTCGACCGGTTTGTTTGCCTTGCTACAGTTCCTGCGGCACAGACACAGCACGGAAGGAAAACTTTTGTAAACAGCAAT GGAACGTTCCAAATAGCGCTGATATAAATTATCAGAGTATGTTAGTTACGGTAACTGGATTCGGATCAATTTTACCAAGAAATGTGACGTCATCTAATTTTCATTTTCCGAAAATCTTGCAACAAACTGTTCTTCAATTACTGGATCATGACAG CTGCAAAAGCGGTGTGAAATTCATTAACGAAATTATCGCTTCAGTGGGAAACGAGGCTATTGCAACTTATACAAAACAAATGATATGTGCCACAGGTTCTGATTCCAGTCAAATTTCAGATGCTTGCCAAGGAGACAGCGGAGGTCCGTTGGTTGCAAAG aCGGAAATATCAGGAGGCAAAGTTTGTTGGACACAGCTCGGTATCGTCAGTTGGGGGTTGGGTTGCGCATCATCTGTTGGTATCTCCAAACGTCTTCCCGGTTACTACACCAATGTGGCCACCGTGATTGATTGGATACTTGAAAAAGCTGAAATGC AAAAATTGACTACAACGATGCCGCCATCTAAAGGAAATACTACCATTAGCCCAGATTTGTCGCGCTCATCTTGTCCCAAGCCAAATCCGATAAAAAATGGACGATTCAGAGTATATGACAAAAAACGATCGGTTGGAAGCATTGTCAGATATTATTGTAATGACGGTTTTATGATGTCTGGTAATAAGCTAGTTACATGTGGATTGAATGGCCGATGGGAACTAACTCCAACTTGCACTG AAAGTAAATGTCCCACTCCCAAGGCACCACTTCACGGAATTGTAATTGGTGATTCAGTTTTACTTGGCAGCAAGATTAGATTTGAGTGTGAAGCAGGTTATCAATTGAATGGCGAACCGATTTCTATATGTACTGTTAACAAAATTACTTCGAAGTGGAGCGGGAAACCTCGAACGTGCAAAATAA AAGCATGTGTTCCTCCGACCACACCAGTTAATGGAAAAATATTAGGCAGGGATTATTCCAGGGGGGCTCAAATAGCATTTGAATGCAACGAAGGTTACGTTTTGAAAGgaagaaatatttcaaagtgTAATCCAAACGGAAGTTGGAGTGGGAGGACAAGACAATGTAAAG
- the LOC144422852 gene encoding uncharacterized protein LOC144422852 produces the protein MSKRFESGASKRKRKKLENDMVTKIKPITAFLHQPLTEATGAGSENSVAAKRGGKETHESSGDSQIFQFKPGEVSQSQGITDTYADNAEHRSTHTLSLKDVASTKRWAVLKSFLQPQSKVPKHLSDTRWDAHAKATEAILNSYSAITSALSHLHFDVSEKSDTRLHANNLLQKMEKLEFVFLLHFWSRVLGRFHRVSKALQNSELLSSTCAELYGSLVDFLSKIRDEFDQQAKATLPNINYKAVTRRQRNAPDALRELSSKERRRAHVYIDIAKMFLFLPNLQATKAEIVRGVELLKEAYPGDIDPKLTDEPLHFHLYVRQTHNQGLTGTEEQYFSLSHRNLYEIMCKEKIHTAFPDVGAILRLFLSLMVTNCSGERSFSRLKSIKNKLRSAMPQEKLSALSILCIESDKLKQINFDVLLHDFALTKARKKSL, from the exons ATGAGTAAAAGATTTGAAAGTGGAGCTAGCAAGCGCAAGAGaaagaaattagaaaatgatatggtaacaaaaataaaaccaatCACTGCTTTCTTGCATCAACCTCTGACAGAAGCCACAGGTGCTGGCAGTGAA AACTCAGTTGCTGCAAAGAGAGGGGGAAAAGAAACACATGAAAGTAGTGGAGAtagtcaaatttttcaattcaaaccTGGTGAAGTAAGTCAATCACAAGGTATTACAGATACTTATGCAGATAATGCCGAACATAGATCTACACATACACTGAGTTTAAAGGACGTTG CTTCCACAAAGAGGTGGGCAGTTCTAAAATCATTTTTGCAACCTCAATCAAAGGTGCCGAAACATTTGTCAGATACTAGGTGGGATGCACATGCGAAAGCCACGGAAGCTATTTTGAACAGTTACAGTGCCATCACTAGTGCTCTCAGTCATTTGCACTTCGATGTAAGTGAAAAGAGTGATACCAGACTTCATGCTAACAACCTTTtgcaaaaaatggaaaaattggaatttgtGTTTTTGTTGCATTTTTGGTCCAGAGTGCTAGGTCGTTTTCACAGGGTTAGCAAAGCCCTTCAGAATTCTGAGTTGTTATCAAGTACTTGTGCCGAATTGTACGGTTCACTTGTAGACTTTCTAAGCAAAATTAGAGATGAGTTTGATCAGCAAGCAAAAGCAACCTTGCCGAATATTAACTACAAAGCTGTCACTAGAAGACAAAGAAATGCACCTGATGCTTTAAGGGAACTCTCTTCAAAGGAAag GAGAAGAGCTCATGTGTACATTGACATTGCAAAAATGTTCCTCTTTCTTCCTAATCTGCAAGCAACTAAGGCAGAAATTGTACGAGGCGTAGAACTTTTAAAGGAAGCGTATCCAGGAGATATTGACCCGAAACTTACTGATGAACCTCTACATTTTCATTTGTACGTGAGACAAACACACAACCAAGGGCTCACCGGTACAGAGGAGCAATATTTTTCCTTGTCTCATAGAAACCTTTATGAAATTATGTGCAAGGAAAAAATCCACACTGCCTTTCCTGATGTGGGAGCAATATTAAGACTGTTTCTAAGCTTAATGGTCACTAACTGCTCAGGAGAGAGATCTTTCTCAAGGCTCAAAAGCATCAAAAATAAACTGAGATCGGCAATGCCTCAAGAAAAGTTGTCTGCACTGAGCATTCTGTGCATTGAAAGTGACAAActtaaacaaataaattttgatgtaCTCTTGCATGATTTTGCTTTGACGAAAGCTAGAAAAAAATCTTTGTAG
- the LOC120344145 gene encoding protein lev-9-like, which produces MIFRLFVCYILSYTLLHLDKVASTTCGRSLNKIVSSRVVGGKEAKEGDWPWQAVFVKNPHRLVSQIRPRNMFGGGSVINSKWVLTAGHVFDGTFAKSLVTNDWKGFLVILGMTKYPERVQSLAKETVLFEPELVIRHDKYKPSTYEYDVALIKFGKALHEVRRRLVPLTTLIEIPFDGDVRPVCLPCYNACGTTEENNNKFSPELCDRFEKNTVIAEISKSSTAQSFVTGFGSVVARDPMSTNYQYPKSLQQAELAVFDDESCDDAVKMINEIYNSVGHKVVATYTKQMLCAAGARNISDACQGDSGGPLVRMTRFSIDEVCWTQIGIVSWGLGCASNSTNGTVLPGYYTNVAVLMGWIAEKIGLSASSKPTSIAATLVHEEDIDTRGRSLPKANCPKPFKIENGQVREFNTERAIGSVIKYSCDNDFMLSGNSTVVCGPNAKWGTAPICEEIMCPQPIVPNNGKIVGDVFTSGSRVLFECNDGFILHGISSSTCGSNGKWTESIWTCKEIICPEPEALEHGKVFKSDNFKYMSQIVYQCNSGYILRGNSISVCNEKGEWNGSRICEAQKMSCPKPGTLINGKIVGNRLDTGGVLVFGCNPGYNLIGRHFSVCSNLGKWGPFPVCEEKACDAIVTLKNGNVIGNNYSIGSSLKFTCNVGFVLDGSEEATCLESSQWNQIPTCNKRPNCISPEAPKNGGIRSPKKVYQIGRYVIYYCERGFELIGSFWARCLNTHEFSSPPPQCRRQQATCPKPPTLTNGIVEDGGKTHFAVGSSISFSCNEGYFLSGNSSVACGKEGKWGNYPSCEAVTGCDRPKLEREVFILKPRDFYLTGQYVEFGCPPGYILKGSKYSGCESSGQFLPPFPVCIIGRTSCVTGCYYDEEAACQCHELCVFTGDCCSDHFLFCQSRNSKR; this is translated from the exons ATGATATTCCGTTTATTTGTCTGCTACATTTTGTCCTACACGCTACTTCATCTTGACAAAG TCGCCAGTACAACATGCGGTAGGAGTCTGAATAAGATCGTTTCGTCTAGAGTGGTCGGAGGGAAAGAAGCAAAAGAAGGAGACTGGCCATGGCAAGCAGTGTTCGTAAAAAATCCTCACCGACTGGTATCACAG ATTCGTCCTCGAAATATGTTCGGTGGTGGTTCGGTTATAAACAGCAAATGGGTATTGACTGCTGGTCATGTGTTTGATGGAACGTTTGCAAAGTCGCTCGTTACAAACGACTGGAAAGGGTTTCTTGTAATTTtgg GCATGACAAAATATCCAGAAAGAGTTCAATCACTCGCTAAAGAAACCGTTTTATTTGAACCTGAGTTGGTGATCCGTCATGATAAATACAAACCATCAACTTATGAATATGATGTTGCTTTA ATAAAATTTGGAAAAGCTCTCCATGAAGTAAGACGGCGTTTAGTGCCTCTTACAACTTTAATAGAGATTCCTTTTGATGGAGACGTACGACCGGTTTGTTTGCCATGCTACAATGCTTGCGGTACGAcagaagaaaataataataaattttctcCAGAACTTTGTGATAGATTTG AAAAAAATACGGTTATAGCCGAAATATCAAAAAGTTCAACAGCCCAGTCTTTCGTAACTGGATTCGGATCAGTTGTTGCTCGTGATCCTATGTCGACAAATTATCAATATCCGAAATCTCTACAGCAGGCAGAACTTGCAGTTTTTGATGACGAAAG TTGCGATGATGCTGTCAAGATGATAAACGAGATTTATAATTCTGTCGGACACAAGGTCGTTGCTACATATACGAAACAAATGTTGTGTGCCGCAGGTGCGAGGAACATTTCAGATGCTTGCCAAGGAGACAGTGGCGGCCCGCTCGTTAGAatg ACAAGGTTTTCGATAGATGAAGTATGCTGGACTCAGATTGGCATTGTTAGTTGGGGATTGGGATGTGCATCTAACAGCACAAATGGTACGGTCCTGCCGGGATATTACACAAACGTGGCTGTTTTGATGGGATGGATTGCAGAAAAGATTGGACTTT CTGCTTCATCGAAACCGACCTCAATCGCTGCGACTCTTGTACATGAAGAGGATATTGATACTAGGGGTAGATCATTGCCAAAAGCAAATTGTCCAAAACCATTTAAGATAGAGAATGGACAAGTTAGAGAATTCAACACAGAACGTGCAATTGGAAGTGTGATAAAGTATTCTTGTGACAATGATTTTATGCTGTCTGGTAACAGTACAGTGGTATGCGGTCCAAATGCTAAATGGGGTACAGCTCCAATATGTGAAG AAATAATGTGTCCACAACCTATTGTTCCCAATAATGGAAAAATCGTCGGTGATGTGTTCACATCTGGAAGTCGAGTGCTTTTCGAATGCAACGATGGTTTTATACTTCACGGAATTAGCAGCTCGACGTGCGGCAGCAACGGTAAATGGACAGAAAGTATTTGGACGTGCAAAG AAATTATTTGTCCTGAGCCCGAAGCTCTTGAACATGGAAAGGTCTTTAAATCAGATAACTTCAAATATATGAGTCAAATAGTTTATCAATGCAATAGTGGATACATACTGCGAGGGAATTCTATATCTGTGTGCAATGAAAAAGGCGAATGGAATGGTAGCCGAATATGTGAAG CTCAAAAGATGTCATGTCCAAAGCCTGGCACCCTTATAAACGGAAAAATTGTTGGGAATCGATTAGATACAGGAGGTGTTTTGGTCTTCGGATGCAATCCAGGTTACAATTTAATTGGGAGGCATTTTTCTGTATGTAGCAATCTCGGCAAGTGGGGACCATTCCCAGTTTGTGAAG AAAAAGCCTGCGATGCAATCGTTACACTAAAGAATGGCAACGTAATTGGCAATAACTACTCAATAGGAAGTTCTTTAAAATTTACATGCAATGTAGGTTTTGTTCTTGATGGAAGCGAAGAAGCCACCTGTTTAGAAAGCAGTCAATGGAATCAAATACCTACCTGCAACA AAAGACCAAATTGCATTTCACCGGAGGCACCAAAGAATGGTGGAATAAGATCGCCCAAAAAAGTGTACCAAATTGGAAGATACGTAATTTACTATTGCGAAAGAGGATTTGAACTGATTGGCTCATTTTGGGCGCGTTGTTTAAATACCCATGAGTTCTCTTCTCCTCCTCCACAATGCCGAAGAC AACAAGCAACATGTCCTAAACCACCGACACTCACAAATGGAATTGTTGAAGACGGTGGAAAAACACATTTCGCCGTTGGAAGTTCCATCAGCTTTAGTTGTAATGAAGGGTATTTCTTAAGTGGAAACAGTTCAGTCGCCTGTGGAAAAGAAGGAAAATGGGGGAATTATCCTTCTTGTGAGG CTGTAACAGGTTGCGACAGACCAAAGCTAGAAAGAGAAGTATTCATTCTGAAACCTCGCGATTTTTATCTGACTGGTCAATATGTAGAGTTCGGCTGTCCTCCAGGATATATATTAAAAGGCTCCAAATATTCAGGATGTGAAAGTTCTGGACAGTTTTTGCCGCCTTTTCCAGTCTGTATTATAG GTCGGACATCATGTGTCACGGGTTGTTATTATGATGAGGAGGCTGCATGCCAGTGCCATGAGTTGTGCGTATTTACTGGAGATTGCTGCAGCGATCATTTTCTGTTTTGCC aatctCGAAATTCAAAAAGATGA